Proteins found in one Paenibacillus sp. FSL R10-2782 genomic segment:
- a CDS encoding PRD domain-containing protein gives MSSLQVAKALNNNVIIGMHPEHDEVVVIGKGIGFNRKNGDLIPLDSVEKLFILKSHEEQEQYKRLLPELDEKLIEVIGEVLHHVQLQAKKPLNEHILIALTDHIAFSINRQKQGITIHNPFLYETREIYPQEYKMAEQAVSLIKDKMGMDLGEDEIGFVALHIYSAMTNQHISEVRKDSQLIADMVQVVETTLDYRIPLQSLDYSRLLTHLRFAIERVRRGEIVQEIYRLDKLLNEEYPEMYMLAWKLTKIMEKRLRKSVYPAEVSYLTMHLQRLSQRKEQGEQR, from the coding sequence GTGAGCAGCCTACAAGTGGCGAAAGCGCTGAATAACAATGTGATTATCGGGATGCATCCCGAGCATGATGAGGTTGTTGTGATTGGAAAAGGAATCGGCTTCAATCGCAAAAACGGCGATCTTATACCGTTGGATTCAGTTGAAAAATTATTTATATTGAAAAGCCATGAGGAGCAGGAGCAATACAAGCGATTGCTTCCTGAACTGGATGAAAAGCTCATTGAGGTCATCGGTGAGGTGCTTCACCATGTTCAGCTTCAAGCGAAGAAGCCTCTGAATGAGCACATATTGATTGCTTTAACCGATCACATCGCCTTTTCCATTAATCGTCAGAAGCAGGGCATTACGATCCATAATCCGTTTTTGTATGAAACGAGAGAAATTTATCCTCAGGAATACAAGATGGCTGAACAGGCAGTCTCTTTGATCAAGGACAAAATGGGTATGGATCTGGGAGAAGATGAAATCGGATTCGTGGCCTTGCATATTTACAGTGCTATGACGAACCAGCATATTTCCGAGGTCAGGAAGGATTCTCAATTGATTGCTGATATGGTACAGGTAGTAGAGACTACGCTGGATTATCGCATTCCTCTCCAATCCCTGGATTACTCGCGTCTGCTGACCCATCTGAGGTTTGCGATTGAACGTGTACGTCGGGGAGAGATTGTGCAGGAGATTTACCGATTGGACAAGCTTTTGAATGAAGAGTATCCAGAAATGTATATGCTAGCCTGGAAACTCACGAAGATTATGGAGAAAAGGCTACGCAAATCCGTTTATCCGGCTGAGGTTAGCTATTTGACGATGCATTTACAGCGGTTGTCCCAACGCAAAGAGCAGGGAGAGCAACGTTAG
- the ptsG gene encoding glucose-specific PTS transporter subunit IIBC: protein MFKKLFGVLQRVGKALMLPVAILPAAGLLLGIGNMLVNPDFLQYIPALNAGWVQSVATIMMNAGQIVFDNLALLFAVGVAVGLAGGEGVAGLAAIIGYLVMNITLGTAVGVTPGLIAQKIPGYANVLGIPTLQTGVFGGIIIGILAAAMYNRFFKIELPSYLGFFAGKRFVPIVTAVSSLLIGLLLVIVWPPVQQGLNVVSHFMVDSNPTLAAFIFGVIERSLIPFGLHHIWYSPFWFEFGEYVNKAGQTIHGDQQIFFNQLRDGVTLTASTFQVGKFPFMMFGLPAAALAMYHEARPEHKKYVAGIMGSAALTSFLTGITEPLEFSFLFVAPLLFAVHAVFAGLSFMTMQILNVKIGMTFSGGFIDFLIFGIIPNRTPWWYVIIVGLILAVIYYFGFRFIIRKFNLKTPGREEATENVEGAAVGTTDELPGNILAAFGGAPNIKHLDACITRLRIEVNEKSNVDKARLKQLGASGVLEVGNNVQAIFGTRSDTIKTQMADIMAGRTPAPAPAQPAPQEEKEAGEEKQTIIVEDIVMPVNGELVDISTVPDPVFAERMTGDGFAVVPNDGTIVSPVYGKVFNVFPSKHAIGIQSDGGKEVLVHIGVNTVKLKGQGFDVLVNEGDLVSAGQPIMKVDLEYVKANAKSIISPVIFTNLPEGSSVTLNKTGVLKAGEDGIITIK from the coding sequence ATGTTTAAAAAGCTTTTCGGCGTTTTACAGCGTGTCGGCAAAGCTTTAATGCTTCCTGTAGCCATTTTGCCGGCTGCGGGACTATTATTGGGAATCGGCAACATGCTGGTCAATCCCGATTTTCTCCAGTACATTCCGGCATTAAATGCGGGCTGGGTTCAATCGGTAGCGACGATCATGATGAATGCCGGACAAATTGTTTTTGATAATCTGGCACTGTTGTTTGCAGTCGGCGTAGCCGTCGGTCTGGCAGGCGGTGAAGGTGTAGCAGGTTTGGCTGCGATCATCGGTTATCTCGTTATGAATATTACATTGGGTACTGCCGTAGGTGTTACACCGGGTCTGATTGCTCAAAAAATCCCGGGCTATGCGAACGTGTTGGGGATTCCAACGCTGCAAACCGGGGTGTTCGGCGGGATTATCATCGGTATATTGGCCGCGGCCATGTACAATCGCTTTTTCAAAATCGAGCTTCCTTCGTATCTGGGCTTTTTCGCGGGTAAGCGCTTCGTTCCGATTGTAACAGCAGTATCTTCATTGCTAATCGGACTATTGCTAGTCATTGTGTGGCCTCCCGTACAGCAAGGACTGAACGTCGTGTCTCACTTCATGGTTGATTCCAACCCGACACTGGCCGCTTTCATTTTTGGGGTCATTGAACGCTCACTCATTCCTTTCGGATTGCATCACATTTGGTATTCCCCGTTCTGGTTTGAGTTCGGCGAGTATGTGAACAAGGCAGGTCAAACGATTCATGGTGACCAGCAAATCTTCTTTAACCAGCTTCGTGATGGAGTTACATTGACAGCAAGTACGTTCCAAGTGGGTAAATTCCCGTTCATGATGTTCGGTTTGCCAGCCGCAGCGCTTGCGATGTATCATGAAGCAAGACCGGAACACAAGAAATATGTAGCAGGTATTATGGGTTCAGCAGCTTTGACTTCTTTCCTGACAGGGATTACGGAGCCACTGGAATTTTCCTTCCTGTTCGTAGCTCCACTGCTGTTCGCAGTGCATGCTGTGTTTGCAGGGTTGTCGTTTATGACGATGCAAATATTGAATGTTAAAATCGGTATGACCTTCTCTGGCGGATTTATCGACTTCCTGATTTTCGGGATTATTCCGAATCGTACGCCTTGGTGGTACGTCATCATCGTCGGTTTGATTTTGGCGGTTATTTACTACTTCGGATTCCGATTCATCATACGGAAGTTTAACCTGAAAACACCAGGTCGTGAAGAAGCCACAGAAAATGTTGAAGGAGCCGCAGTCGGTACCACAGACGAGCTTCCAGGCAATATTTTGGCAGCTTTCGGCGGGGCGCCCAATATCAAGCATTTGGATGCTTGTATCACACGTCTTCGTATTGAAGTTAACGAAAAGTCCAATGTTGACAAGGCTCGTCTGAAACAGCTTGGCGCATCGGGCGTACTTGAAGTCGGCAACAACGTACAGGCCATTTTCGGTACACGTTCCGACACGATTAAAACGCAAATGGCTGATATTATGGCGGGACGCACACCTGCTCCGGCCCCGGCTCAACCTGCTCCGCAAGAAGAGAAGGAAGCTGGTGAAGAAAAACAGACCATCATCGTTGAAGATATCGTGATGCCTGTTAACGGAGAATTGGTTGATATTTCGACTGTTCCCGATCCGGTATTTGCAGAGCGTATGACAGGAGACGGTTTTGCTGTCGTGCCAAATGATGGAACGATTGTGTCACCTGTATATGGTAAAGTATTCAATGTATTCCCAAGCAAGCATGCCATTGGTATCCAATCTGATGGCGGTAAAGAAGTGCTTGTTCATATCGGGGTGAACACAGTAAAGCTTAAAGGCCAAGGATTTGACGTTTTGGTGAACGAAGGCGATCTTGTGTCAGCCGGTCAGCCGATTATGAAAGTAGACCTGGAATACGTGAAGGCAAACGCAAAATCCATCATCTCACCAGTCATTTTTACCAACCTTCCAGAAGGTTCTTCGGTAACTTTAAACAAAACTGGAGTATTGAAGGCTGGCGAAGATGGTATAATTACGATAAAATAA
- a CDS encoding flotillin family protein, with product MQDIVLVPGIVVIVIVILGIAFWARYKTVGPDEGMIVTGSFLGNKNISEDDSGRKIKIVRGGGAFIWPIFQQSEFISLLSHKLDVTTPEVYTEQGVPVIADGVAIIKVGSSIEDIATAAEQFIGKPLEALRGEAQEVLEGHLRAILGTMTVEEVYRNRDRFAQEVQGVAARDLKKMGLQIVSFTIKDVRDKHGYLDALGKPRIAAVKRDAEIAEAEAVRDARIQKARAEQEGQKAELLRDTNIAEAAKEKELKVASFKKEQDTAKAEADQAYHIQEARAKQTAVEEQMKVELVRKEREIDLQTKEIQVREKQYDAEVKKKAEADRYAVEQAAEADKSRKMREAESLQYSIETQAKASAEQKRLNGQAEADAERAKGTADADVIRLRGLAEAEAKEKLAEAFQKFGEAAVLDIIVNMLPELAGRIAEPIASIDKLTVVDTGKGEGAARVSNYVTELMATAPEMLKSVSGIDVEQLIKGLTTGKKGLHSAPSFGETDKLHIHAPVEVAPRDKE from the coding sequence CGTTACAAAACGGTAGGACCGGATGAAGGGATGATCGTGACGGGCTCATTTTTGGGAAATAAAAATATTTCCGAGGATGATTCCGGTCGCAAAATCAAAATTGTACGCGGCGGTGGCGCCTTTATATGGCCTATTTTTCAGCAGTCCGAATTTATTTCTTTATTGTCCCACAAGCTGGATGTAACAACACCGGAAGTGTATACCGAGCAAGGAGTTCCCGTGATAGCGGACGGTGTGGCAATCATCAAGGTAGGCAGCTCCATTGAGGATATTGCAACAGCAGCGGAGCAGTTCATCGGGAAGCCGCTGGAGGCCCTTAGGGGAGAGGCCCAGGAAGTGCTGGAGGGCCATTTGCGTGCGATCCTCGGCACCATGACGGTGGAGGAAGTATACCGTAATCGGGATCGGTTTGCGCAGGAAGTACAGGGTGTGGCGGCTCGCGATCTGAAAAAGATGGGGCTGCAAATTGTCTCGTTCACGATTAAAGATGTGCGTGATAAGCACGGATATCTGGATGCGCTTGGTAAGCCGAGAATTGCCGCTGTGAAACGGGATGCAGAAATTGCCGAAGCTGAGGCGGTAAGGGATGCGCGGATTCAAAAGGCGCGTGCGGAACAGGAGGGGCAGAAGGCTGAACTTTTGCGTGATACAAACATTGCCGAGGCAGCCAAGGAGAAGGAACTGAAAGTGGCTTCGTTTAAAAAGGAGCAGGATACAGCCAAGGCGGAAGCCGATCAGGCTTATCACATTCAGGAGGCTCGTGCCAAGCAGACTGCCGTCGAAGAGCAGATGAAGGTCGAACTGGTGCGCAAGGAGCGGGAAATTGATCTTCAAACCAAGGAAATTCAGGTGCGTGAAAAACAATACGATGCGGAAGTGAAGAAGAAAGCGGAAGCGGATCGGTATGCGGTAGAGCAAGCCGCGGAGGCGGACAAATCGCGTAAAATGCGTGAGGCGGAATCGCTGCAATACTCGATTGAGACACAGGCTAAAGCGTCAGCTGAACAAAAACGGCTAAATGGGCAAGCAGAAGCGGATGCCGAACGAGCCAAAGGTACGGCGGATGCTGACGTCATCCGTTTACGTGGTCTTGCGGAAGCCGAGGCCAAGGAAAAGCTGGCCGAGGCGTTCCAGAAATTTGGCGAGGCAGCCGTACTCGATATTATCGTGAACATGCTGCCTGAGCTGGCCGGGCGGATTGCCGAGCCGATTGCATCCATTGATAAATTAACAGTTGTGGATACAGGCAAGGGAGAGGGTGCGGCACGTGTCAGCAATTATGTCACAGAGCTAATGGCTACGGCTCCCGAGATGCTTAAGAGTGTGTCAGGTATTGACGTGGAGCAGTTAATTAAGGGGCTGACCACGGGGAAAAAGGGCCTTCATTCCGCACCGTCCTTCGGTGAAACGGATAAGCTGCATATTCATGCCCCGGTTGAGGTTGCGCCGCGGGATAAAGAATAG